In Planococcus versutus, the DNA window CCATGCCTACTTTGACAAAAAGCGGTTCAGAAAACTGTGCTAAAAATTCTTCTACTTGTTGTTTGGATGCAAAATCTAAAGCAATAATGGGTTTATTCACAGACGATGACTCCTTCCGACAAGTTGTTCGACTGAATCAAATCCAAGTTCGTGCAAGTGTTCTGGTAGTTGCTTTATTATTTCTGGACAGACAAATGGATTGACGAAATTGGCTGTTCCGACCGCCACAGCGCTCGCGCCGGCTGATAAAAAGTCGATGACATCGTCCACATTTGTTACCCCGCCCATACCGATAATTGGCAGCTTAGTATGCTGACTAACTTCGTAAACCATCCGTAAAGCGACCGGTTTAATAGCAGGCCCTGACAAGCCACCTGTAATATTGGCGATAATCGGACGTCCAGTTTTCGTATCCATGCGCATGCCGAGTAATGTATTAATCATCGTAATGCCATCCGCACCACCTTCTTCGACTGCTTTGGCGATTGACACGATATTCGTCACGTTCGGCGACAATTTAACATAAACCGGCACAGCAGACACTTCTTTTACAGCACGCGTTAACTCACGGGCTACGTCTGGATCGGTACCGAACGTGATGCCGCCTTGCTTAACGTTTGGACACGAAATATTGATTTCCAGTGCATGAACATTTGGTGCTTGTGAAATAGCTTTCGCGACTTCGACATAATCTTCTGTCGTCGTTCCCGCTACATTGGCAATGATCGGCACGTCGTACTTTTCTAACCATGGTAATTCTTGACCGGCTACTTTTTCAAGGCCAGGATTTTGTAAACCGATAGCGTTTAGCATGCCCGACGCTGTTTCTGCAACTCGCGGAGTCGGATTACCAAGACGCATTTCAACGGTCGTTGCTTTGATCATGATGGCACCAAGCTGCGACAAGTCGTATAATTGTGCATACTCTTTACCAAAACCGAAACAGCCAGAAGCTGGCATGATTGGGTTTTTTAAGTTGAGCCCTGGAAGTTTAACTGTTAAATCAATCATGTAATCACCACTCCTGCTGGAAATACCGGTCCATCTGAACACACTTTGATGTAATCCGTTTCGCTTTTCGTTGTTCGGCATACGCAAGCGAAGCATGCTCCGATGCCGCAGCCCATTCGTTGCTCATACGATAAGAACCCTTTTTTCTGTGGATACGCCCATTGCACCGCTTCAAGCATCGCAGTTGGTCCACAGCTATAATAGGTATCAAAATCTGTTGGCAACTCGTTGAGGATATGCGTCACAAACCCTTGCGTACCATGAGATCCATCAACTGTCGCAATATGTGTATCGCCAAGTTCGCGAAACTTATCTTCATAAAAAACGGCTTGCTTGCTTTCAAATCCCAGGATATGGACCGTTTCGATACCGCGCGCGTTTAACTGTTTGGCGAGTTCATATAGCGGTGGAACACCGATTCCTCCGCCAATCAAATACGCTCTTTTCACAGCTTCTTCTACCGGAAAGCCGTGTCCGAGTGGTCCGAGTACGTCTAAGGTATCACCCGCTGTTTTTTCAGCCAATAACTGTGTTCCACGTCCTTCTGCTCGATAAATCATTGTAAATTGCGAAGCTTCTAGATCGATTGAAGCCACTGAAATTGGGCGACGCAACAAAGGCTCAAAACTATCAGCCACGCGAATATGGACAAATTGTCCGGGTTCTGCCATTTCATTGGCAAGAGTCCCTTTTACAGTTAGTTCAAAAATGTGATGGGCGATTTGCTGCTGCTTGATAATTTGCATACGTTCTTGTTTGATCATATGCCTGCCCCCATTTCCTCCGCTGAGAAAGTCATTGATTCGATAACACGTAACATCGCTTCTGCTGTATCCAGCGAAGTTAGACAAGGAATGCCGTTCTCAACCGATTCACGGCGAATGCGAAAGCCGTCACGTTCTGGTTGTTTGCCTTTTGTTAAGGTATTGATGACGATTTGCGTGTCGCCGTTTTGAATAACATCGAGCAAAGTTTTGCCTTCAGACCCAATTTTGCCGACTGGTGCAACGATGATTCCCGCTTCTTCGAAAGCTTTGGCTGTTCCGCCAGTTGCCATAATTTGATAGCCGATTGCTTTAAAGCGTTTTGCTAAACCGATCGCTTCTTCTTTATCTTTATCGGCTACTGTTAGTAGCACTGTGCCATGATCTTTTACTTCCATGCCCGCTGCTGCTAATCCTTTATACAACGCTTTTTCAAGTGTTGTGTCTTTGCCCATCACTTCTCCAGTAGATTTCATTTCTGGCCCGAGTGTAATATCAACACGGCGTAACTTGGCAAAAGAAAAGACCGGTACTTTGACGAATACTCCTTTTGAAATTGGTGCAAGTCCTGGTGTAAAACCTTGGTCAACGATGCTTTGCCCTAAAATTGCTTTTGTCGCAATATTAGCCATTGGAATTGATGTAATTTTGCTCATAAACGGCACTGTTCGACTTGATCTTGGATTGACTTCAATCACAAAGACTTCACCTTTTGAAATAACATACTGGATATTCAATAAGCCGATGATGTTCAATCCTTTTGCTAATCGTGTGGTGTAGTCAACGAGTGTATCAAGTAATTCTGTTGAAATATTTTGTGTTGGGTAAACTGCGATCGAGTCGCCCGAGTGAACGCCTGCACGTTCAATATGTTCCATGATCCCCGGAATTAAGACATGTTCACCATCTGAAATGGCATCGACTTCAATTTCGATTCCTGTTAAGTAACGGTCGACTAGTACCGGGTGTTCTGGACTCGCTTCTACTGCGTGTTCCATATAATATTTCAAGTCTTCTTCGTTGTAAACGATTTCCATTGCGCGTCCTCCAAGTACATACGAAGGACGAACGAGTACCGGATAACCGATATCCGCAGCGATAATGATGGCTTCGTCTGCATTAACAGCCGTTTTTCCTAAAGGTTGTGGAATGCCGATTTCGTGCAAAGCTGCTTCGAATTTGTTGCGATTTTCTGCTCTGTCTGTATCTTCTAGTGAAGTTCCTAAAATTTTAACACCGTTTTGCTCAAGTTTTTCAGCTAAGTTAATGGCTGTCTGTCCGCCGAATTGAACGACAACTCCTTTTGGCTGCTCCAGATCGACAATATGCATAACATCTTCGATTGTCAGCGGTTCAAAATACAATTTATCGGAAATCGAGAAATCGGTTGAAACGGTTTCCGGATTATTGTTGACGATTATCGCTTCGTAACCCGCTTCTTTAATCGCCCATACAGAGTGCACCGTCGCATAGTCGAATTCAACGCCTTGACCGATACGGATTGGGCCTGAACCGAGAACAATGACCGACTCTTTGTCTGTTTTTACTGACTCATTTTCATCTTCATACGTGCCGTAAAAATAAGGCGTTTCCGATTCAAACTCTGCCGCACATGTATCGACCATTTTGTAAACCGGCATTAATTTTTGTTCTTTGCGCCAGTTATACACTTGCTGTTCAGTGGTATTCCATAGCTTCGCGATTGTCCGGTCTGCAAAACCTAAACGTTTGGCGCGTCTCGCTGTGTCGTAATCAAATGGTGCATTTTTCAAATTTTCTTCGTATTTTACGATGTTTTCGAATTTCTTTAAGAAGAATAAATCGATTTGGCTCCATTCATTGATGGTTTCAATCGTCACTCCGCGGCGAAGTGCTTCGCCGATAAAGAATAAACGCTCATCTCCTGCGCGGCAAATACGTTTTTGAATCCATTCATCACTCATGCTATCCGCATTTTTTAACTCTAAGTGGAATTGCCCTGTTTCTAATGAACGGACAGCTTTTAAAATAGACTCTTCGAATGTACGACCCATTGCCATTACTTCGCCTGTTGCTTTCATTTGCGTTCCTAGATTGCGTTTGGCTGATTCGAATTTATCAAACGGCCAGCGTGGAATTTTTGTTACCACATAATCAAGCGCCGGCTCGAATGCAGCATAGGTGCGGCCAGTAACTGGGTTCATCATTTCATCTAAAGTTAAACCGACAGCAATTTTTGCCGCTAGTTTCGCAATTGGATAACCTGTCGCTTTTGACGCCAGCGCTGAAGAACGACTGACACGCGGATTTACTTCGATAATGTAGTAGTTAAAACTAAATGGATCTAATGCCAACTGAACGTTGCAGCCACCTTCGATTTTCAATGCGCGAATAATTTTCAAGGATACATTACGCAGCATTTGGTACTCACGGTCTGATAAAGTTTGGCTTGGCGCGACAACGATCGAATCACCTGTGTGGATACCGACTGGATCAATGTTTTCCATGTTACAAACAACAATTGCTGTATCGTTTTTATCACGCATTACTTCGTACTCGATTTCTTTAAAGCCGGCAATTGATTTTTCTAGTAAACATTGTGTAACCGGGCTGTATTTTAAGCCGCTCGCAACAATTTCTTTCAGCTGTTCGTAATTTTCGCAAATGCCTCCGCCTGTTCCACCTAGTGTAAAAGCAGGACGCACAATAACTGGATAACCGATACGATCAACGAAATTTTCAGCTTCTGCCATATTGTGAATAATATCCGAATCTGGAACGGGTTCGCCAAGTTCGTTCATCAGCGTTCGGAACAAGTCACGATCTTCTGCTTTATGAATGGCTTCAAGCTTCGTGCCTAAGATTTCGATATTCAACTCATCTAGAATGCCTGACTCATCAAGTTCGATTGCCATATTCAGTCCAGTTTGTCCGCCAAGTGTCGGCAATAGTGCATCGGGACGTTCTTTCCGCAAGATGCGGCTAACAAATTCCAGTGTAATCGGCTCGATATAGACTTTATCTGCAATTTCAGTGTCTGTCATGATTGTCGCTGGATTCGAGTTGATCAAGATAACGCGGTAGCCTTCTTCTTTTAATGCAAGACATGCTTGTGTTCCTGCATAGTCAAACTCTGCTGCTTGTCCGATGACAATAGGACCTGATCCGATGACGAGTATACTTTGAATGTCTTGTCTTTTAGGCATGTTGGTGCTCCTTTCGAGTTGCGTTCATAACATCAATAAAGCGGTCGAATAAGTAGTTTGAGTCTTCCGGTCCGGGTGATGATTCTGGGTGGTATTGAACTGTGAAAGCTGGATAATCTAAGTGTGCCAAGCCTTCATTTGTATCATCATTTAATGCACTATGCGTTACTTTTAGACGAGTTCCTTGTAAGGTATCTTCATCCACAGCGTAGCCATGGTTTTGTGATGTGATTTCGATTTTGCCTGTGACTAAGTCGCGTACTGGATGATTGCCTCCGCGATGTCCGAATTTCAATTTGAACGTGTCTGCACCACAAGCTCTTGCGAACAATTGATGACCTAGGCAGATGCCGAAGATTGGAACTTGGCCAAGTAGTTCGCGTACCACGTCTACACATTCTTCTACATCTTTTGGATCTCCAGGGCCATTTGATAACATAACGCCATCAGGTCCCCAAGCAAGAATTTCTTTTGATGACGTGTTATAAGGAACGACAATGACGTCGCAATCGCGGTTGTTAAGTTCGCGTAAAATGCCATGCTTCATGCCGTAGTCAATTAATACAACGCGTTTGCCACGACCAGGGCTTGGATAAGGACGTGCTGTTGAAACTTGCGCCACTTGGTCGCTTGGCAAAATCGTTTCTTCGAGCGTCTTCACGACTGCTGCTAATTGAACTTCTTCACCGGCTGCTGTTAAGACTCCTTTGATGGCGCCTTTTGAGCGGATTAAACGTGTCAGTTTACGTGTATCAATACCTGAAATCCCAGGAATGTTTTTTGTTTTGAATAATTCGTCTAAAGTTGACTTATTTCTGAAATTGGATGGAAACTCGGCAAGTTCGCGAACGACCATTCCTTTAACTGCTGGTTCAATCGATTCGAAATCGTCACTATTAATGCCGTAGTTGCCGATTAATGGGTAGGTCATCGTGACAATTTGTCCGCAGTAAGAAGGATCCGATAAAATTTCCTGATAACCCGTCATACTCGTATTAAAAACGATTTCTCCGACAGAAGCACTGTCGCTTCCAAATGCTGTTCCTTCAAATACCGTACCGTCTTCTAAGATTAAATAACGTTTCATTAATTTTCCTCCTCCTGCCATACGATTTCTCCACTAAAAATAGTCATTACCGGCCATCCTGTACATTTCCAGCCACCAAATGGTGTATTGCGACCTTTCGATAAAAATGTATTTACTTGAATTTCTTGTTCTTTTTCCAGATCCAGCAATACTAAATCTGCTACTTGACCTGTTTCTAATTTGCCATAGGGCAAGTTAAACGTTTCGCTCGGTTTGATCGTCAACCAGTCGATTAATTGTTGTAACGTCCATGTACCATTTTTAACAAATTTGCTGTAGAGCAATGGAAATGCTGTTTCAAAACCGACGATTCCAAACATCGAGCCATTCATGCCATTTGTTTTTTCTGCCGCTGTATGTGGTGCATGGTCTGTCGCAATAAAGTCTAGTGTGCCGTCAAGCAAACCTTCGTGTAGCGCTTGCCAATCTTCCTTTGCACGTAGTGGCGGGTTCATTTTGTAATTGGCATCGTCCGCTGGAATATCATCTTCTGTTAACAGCAAATGGTGAGGTGTAACTTCAGCTGTTACGCGAACTCCTGCACGTTTTGCGTCGCGAATGACGCGAACTGATTCTTTTGTGCTGACGTGGCAGACGTGGTAATGTGCGCCTGCTGCTTCTGCTAGTAAAATGTCGCGTGCAATATGCACCGATTCAGCAACCGCTGGAATGCCTTTAAGCCCAAGTTCTCTACTGCGCTTACCGTCGTGCATGACACCATCATAAATCAAGCTATTGTCTTCGCAATGCGCAACGACTGCCATGTCGATTTTCGCTGCTTCTTGCATCGTTTCGTACATCATTCCCGCTTCTTGAATGCCGACACCATCATCCGTAAAAGCGAAAGCACCGTTTTCTTTTAGTTCCTGTAAGTTCGTGCGTTCTTTTCCTGCTTCTCTAATGGTAATTGAAGCATATGGCAAAACTCGGATAAGCGCATTTTTTTCGATCAATCCGTTGACCAGTTGAAGATTTTCTTTCGTATCCGGAACAGGACGTGTGTTTGGCATCGCACAAATCGTAGTAAAGCCGCCTTTTGCTGCTGAACGCGTTCCGCTTTCGATGGTTTCTTTTTGCTCCCCACCCGGTTCACGCAAATGTACGTGGATATCAACGAACCCTGGTGCGACCATTCGGCCTTTGCCGTCAATTTGGGTTTCGTTTTGCGCCTGTAAGTTTCTACCGATTTCATTAACTTTGCCATTTACGACCCGAATATTTGTTGGTGACATTTCTCCATTTTGCAGCATGGTTACGTTTTTAATAAATAAATTCAAGTTAATCTCTCCCTTTCAATGCGTATTCAAGTACTGCCATTCGGATGAAAACTCCGTTTGTCATTTGTTTAAAAATTCGTGAACGTTCACATTCAACTAAGTTGTCAGCAATTTCGACTCCTCGGTTGATTGGAGCTGGATGCATGATGATGGCGCTATCCTTCATTTTCTTTTCTCGCGCTACTGTTAAACCGTATTGTTGATGGTAGTTCTCTTTTGAAAAATGCTCAGAATCCGTATGCCGTTCATGTTGCACTCGGAGCAACATGATGACATCTGTATTTTCTATAAAATCATCCAAATGCTCGGAAGATTCATACTCTCCACTCCATTCTTCGGGACACACAAAACTCACTTTCGCCCCTAATTGCTTGAGTGCCGAAGCATTTGATTTTGCCACTCGGCTATGAGCAACGTCTCCAACGATGGTGACATGAATTCCTTCCACGTGGCCAAATTCTTGATAAATTGTAAACAAATCTAGCAACGATTGTGTGGGATGTTGCCCTGAACCGTCCCCACCGTTTATGACTGCGATAGTACAGCCTTCGAGTTGCTGATAGTATTCTTCTTCTTCGTGGCGAATAATAACTGCACCTACACCGATCGCTTCCATCGTCTTAACAGTGTCATATAGTGTTTCTCCTTTTAAGATGCTAGAAAAGGCTGTTTCAAATGGCAACACGGCGAGTCCTAATTTATGCTCAGCCATT includes these proteins:
- a CDS encoding dihydroorotate dehydrogenase electron transfer subunit, with the translated sequence MIKQERMQIIKQQQIAHHIFELTVKGTLANEMAEPGQFVHIRVADSFEPLLRRPISVASIDLEASQFTMIYRAEGRGTQLLAEKTAGDTLDVLGPLGHGFPVEEAVKRAYLIGGGIGVPPLYELAKQLNARGIETVHILGFESKQAVFYEDKFRELGDTHIATVDGSHGTQGFVTHILNELPTDFDTYYSCGPTAMLEAVQWAYPQKKGFLSYEQRMGCGIGACFACVCRTTKSETDYIKVCSDGPVFPAGVVIT
- a CDS encoding dihydroorotase is translated as MNLFIKNVTMLQNGEMSPTNIRVVNGKVNEIGRNLQAQNETQIDGKGRMVAPGFVDIHVHLREPGGEQKETIESGTRSAAKGGFTTICAMPNTRPVPDTKENLQLVNGLIEKNALIRVLPYASITIREAGKERTNLQELKENGAFAFTDDGVGIQEAGMMYETMQEAAKIDMAVVAHCEDNSLIYDGVMHDGKRSRELGLKGIPAVAESVHIARDILLAEAAGAHYHVCHVSTKESVRVIRDAKRAGVRVTAEVTPHHLLLTEDDIPADDANYKMNPPLRAKEDWQALHEGLLDGTLDFIATDHAPHTAAEKTNGMNGSMFGIVGFETAFPLLYSKFVKNGTWTLQQLIDWLTIKPSETFNLPYGKLETGQVADLVLLDLEKEQEIQVNTFLSKGRNTPFGGWKCTGWPVMTIFSGEIVWQEEEN
- a CDS encoding aspartate carbamoyltransferase catalytic subunit; protein product: MPNLLSMNNLENDTIMSLMDRAGEFQHGEKASIDGTVVNLFFEPSTRTKMSFEMAEHKLGLAVLPFETAFSSILKGETLYDTVKTMEAIGVGAVIIRHEEEEYYQQLEGCTIAVINGGDGSGQHPTQSLLDLFTIYQEFGHVEGIHVTIVGDVAHSRVAKSNASALKQLGAKVSFVCPEEWSGEYESSEHLDDFIENTDVIMLLRVQHERHTDSEHFSKENYHQQYGLTVAREKKMKDSAIIMHPAPINRGVEIADNLVECERSRIFKQMTNGVFIRMAVLEYALKGRD
- the carB gene encoding carbamoyl-phosphate synthase large subunit — encoded protein: MPKRQDIQSILVIGSGPIVIGQAAEFDYAGTQACLALKEEGYRVILINSNPATIMTDTEIADKVYIEPITLEFVSRILRKERPDALLPTLGGQTGLNMAIELDESGILDELNIEILGTKLEAIHKAEDRDLFRTLMNELGEPVPDSDIIHNMAEAENFVDRIGYPVIVRPAFTLGGTGGGICENYEQLKEIVASGLKYSPVTQCLLEKSIAGFKEIEYEVMRDKNDTAIVVCNMENIDPVGIHTGDSIVVAPSQTLSDREYQMLRNVSLKIIRALKIEGGCNVQLALDPFSFNYYIIEVNPRVSRSSALASKATGYPIAKLAAKIAVGLTLDEMMNPVTGRTYAAFEPALDYVVTKIPRWPFDKFESAKRNLGTQMKATGEVMAMGRTFEESILKAVRSLETGQFHLELKNADSMSDEWIQKRICRAGDERLFFIGEALRRGVTIETINEWSQIDLFFLKKFENIVKYEENLKNAPFDYDTARRAKRLGFADRTIAKLWNTTEQQVYNWRKEQKLMPVYKMVDTCAAEFESETPYFYGTYEDENESVKTDKESVIVLGSGPIRIGQGVEFDYATVHSVWAIKEAGYEAIIVNNNPETVSTDFSISDKLYFEPLTIEDVMHIVDLEQPKGVVVQFGGQTAINLAEKLEQNGVKILGTSLEDTDRAENRNKFEAALHEIGIPQPLGKTAVNADEAIIIAADIGYPVLVRPSYVLGGRAMEIVYNEEDLKYYMEHAVEASPEHPVLVDRYLTGIEIEVDAISDGEHVLIPGIMEHIERAGVHSGDSIAVYPTQNISTELLDTLVDYTTRLAKGLNIIGLLNIQYVISKGEVFVIEVNPRSSRTVPFMSKITSIPMANIATKAILGQSIVDQGFTPGLAPISKGVFVKVPVFSFAKLRRVDITLGPEMKSTGEVMGKDTTLEKALYKGLAAAGMEVKDHGTVLLTVADKDKEEAIGLAKRFKAIGYQIMATGGTAKAFEEAGIIVAPVGKIGSEGKTLLDVIQNGDTQIVINTLTKGKQPERDGFRIRRESVENGIPCLTSLDTAEAMLRVIESMTFSAEEMGAGI
- a CDS encoding carbamoyl phosphate synthase small subunit, which produces MKRYLILEDGTVFEGTAFGSDSASVGEIVFNTSMTGYQEILSDPSYCGQIVTMTYPLIGNYGINSDDFESIEPAVKGMVVRELAEFPSNFRNKSTLDELFKTKNIPGISGIDTRKLTRLIRSKGAIKGVLTAAGEEVQLAAVVKTLEETILPSDQVAQVSTARPYPSPGRGKRVVLIDYGMKHGILRELNNRDCDVIVVPYNTSSKEILAWGPDGVMLSNGPGDPKDVEECVDVVRELLGQVPIFGICLGHQLFARACGADTFKLKFGHRGGNHPVRDLVTGKIEITSQNHGYAVDEDTLQGTRLKVTHSALNDDTNEGLAHLDYPAFTVQYHPESSPGPEDSNYLFDRFIDVMNATRKEHQHA
- a CDS encoding dihydroorotate dehydrogenase is translated as MIDLTVKLPGLNLKNPIMPASGCFGFGKEYAQLYDLSQLGAIMIKATTVEMRLGNPTPRVAETASGMLNAIGLQNPGLEKVAGQELPWLEKYDVPIIANVAGTTTEDYVEVAKAISQAPNVHALEINISCPNVKQGGITFGTDPDVARELTRAVKEVSAVPVYVKLSPNVTNIVSIAKAVEEGGADGITMINTLLGMRMDTKTGRPIIANITGGLSGPAIKPVALRMVYEVSQHTKLPIIGMGGVTNVDDVIDFLSAGASAVAVGTANFVNPFVCPEIIKQLPEHLHELGFDSVEQLVGRSHRL